The genomic interval atatctcCAATGTCTGTCACATACGAACATGGAATCCAAGCTCATACGTAGCAGAAAATTGAAATCCGGTTAAATGGCAAAGCATCATGAGACTTGAAATAAGCAAGGGAGGTAACCATGTATCATAGCTATAATGCATATACAATCAGCTGAAGTTTATGGAGTTCCTATTTATCAACATTTGAGGATTAATCTTGACAATCAATTAAGATCCTCACAAGCACATAGGGTCGTGTGTTTTTGTACGTCTACCGTTTCTCAGTTTTGTGTCATCTCCATAACCTATATACCTTCTCATGATTCACATCCTGGTGAAAGTCTCAGCACTTTCTACCATCTTCAAAAATAAGCTTCTTCTGGCCGGATTTTATCCACCGCCCTGTAGAATTGGAGCCAAATTCTTTATCTCTGTGATCCTCTgactcttcatcatctacaaGCTGAACATTTAAATCTGGTATTAGAGTTTTCTCTCCAATATTGCCGTGGAAAACATCTCTTGGAGGAGTCAGAGGGGGTTTTTCCTCTGCATAATATTTTATCAAGTTAGCATGCCAAGTTTGCAGGCAATAACATTTTCAACATTGTACAGGTTTAGAGATCCCTCATATGTTTAAAAGGACAGAATAGAGGTACCAAACAAGATTTGTCCAGAAGCACTCATTTTCAAGAGGAAAAAAGCTGCATCTACATCTTCTTCACTTAGATCATACTCTGGTCTCAATTTATGCACCTGCAACAACAATGTGTATACACAGCAATATATCAAAGGCAGTAGAATAGGCTGTTATCAACAGTAGAGTCCAACTTAAGTAGATATGCAACATGTTAAATATGCTCAATAAAATTAAGGACACTATTAACTAACCAAGAAACTACTGCAATTCGTAACAAAATTTATCCTCCTAGCAGCGGTAGCATACCTTGAACTTCAAAGGGCTGACCAAATGAAAAACTAGAACATCATCAAGACGCAAGTCTTTTGCCTGACAAAATCCTTTCCATCCACCACTAAGCGCTCTTTTGTCCGCAAGAAAATTTGTTTCAAATTCATCCCCGTCTTTATCTTCCAACGTTATAGTTGCTGTGCCATACAAAGGTAAATGCAAGCTGCAGAATCTCTTTGGCAGTGTCTGTCGATTGACAAAAATTAGCTTACAACTGCGTTCATATTTGTGATTTGTCCAAGCAGCCTAGATTTAGTTAGACTGACTTACCAACATAAAACAAACAGATATATTTGATCGTATCATGGACTTCATAAAGAAGGGAGATTCATCCGCTTCTAGAATTTCTGGAATCTCTTTAACTTGGTTTCTGACAGGAGACTCTTCAGGATAGCCAAAATGCCAGGACATGGACCGGTTGGTTCTACTCCGTTTGCAGCTGATCAGTCAATAAAGAGATCAAAACATTAGCTAGATATATATTTCTTGCGATACTGTAGTGAATTAAAATTGATTTACAAGTATACATACCTTCCATGCCTCTGCGGATGACCTGAAAGTTCCTGTTCATAAATCATAGAAAATTCTCCATAACTCAAGTCTTGAATAAACATTATTAACATGAAGATTACTCTCagaccaaaatcaaaagatcatttAAACAATTGACATACGAGTCATGGCACGCAGCAGAATAACACAGTGCAATATAGTAGAGTATAAAAGTCGGGGACCAAAGGAATTGATATGAAAACAACTAGTCAAAGAGGAAAAAGAACAGGACAAACCCAGATATATAGAGACTTCATATAACATCGCCAACcaagcaaaaacaaaatcaaagacaATATAAAACAGATCGGTTGTTCAAGCTCAAGAATCCTAGTGACATTCAAAAGAACCAGCCATATATCTAAGTTAGTGAAAATGAAAAGGTTAGCCAACTCACTCGCTTGGTGTTAAGGCTCGGACCCGAGTGTCTTTTCCTCTTGAGAGTTCTGAACCTGTATGTGCTAGCTTCCTCCAATGGCGGCCTCGGCTCCTGCCATTGTACAAACACATGCATTCACAACCTTGGCTTATCAGCAAAACAAACCCATCAAACCCAAaatagagagagaaggagagaccGGGTTTGGAGAATCAAGGGTCAAATTGTGGAATTTGACAAATTGGGTCGGACTAAAACGACTTATGCGGGGCTTGGAGCGCTTCCTCTGCTGTACCTGCCATTGCAGAAATTACAGGTATTCACACAAAaacctttaaaaaaaacaaaacaaaacacaaagcCAAATTCATGAAAtgcagaacaagaacataggAAGAGACCGAGGAAGGTGGCGAATGAATGGTCAATTTGTCGAACTGTTGTCTGGGTAAAGAGAGCGGGGAAATGTCCATATTCTCCTTCtgatcctcctcctcttcttcttcttcctcttctcgaAAGTAGTCGGACATTTCCTCCGTCTGAAAAAGACGGGGATCTCTGTTCCCAGTGCCACGTGACTGAAGTGCCTTTTCGTCTGTTTGTGAAACCATAAACATAGGACTATTACTTGTCGAAAAAGATTTCCTCCCAAAATTGTCTGGTACACAAAATTTCGATTTTGCCCCTATAGCTTCTAGCATTAGCATTGTCTGGTAAAAACACATCTAGATCAGGTTAAACCAAGTACTACGAGATCAAAACTTGAAAGGATACCAATGGCACTGATCTGTCGAAAACGATTGACTGTGTTGAGAGAACGGAAAATGAAATAGAGAACATAGAGATACAAGTTTTATGTGCATCTTAAGGTGGGGTTAGAAAATTAAGCTTGATATTCTCCTCTAACAACGTACATATAATATGGTCGCAAGCAAACATCTAAAAGAGAGAATACTACTAATGCCATTGTCAAGCGTCAAGTAAAACATCTTTCTCTACAGCCTAATATCTTCAGGAACAAGCTTCTCATCCCAGACTCCCGGTCCAACGTGATATACAACGTAACCTCATCCACCATCAAGATCAACTATACATTTTGATCATTTGGTGACTCAAGATTAACAAAATCTGTCTTAAACATACATGTATTATATTACATATACGGGCTGGCTGGTTCTGAAGAAAGTGTGACGCCCGCATCGGATCCATTGTCCTATGTACATGTCCGTATTTTGATCTATGATGGAGAAATACCTAGTTGAGCATGCATCTAAACCAAATACTACATATTATGTCAGAAAAGGCAGACCTCACCTCCAATGCTCAAGTTGCTACCACTGATCCTCTGTGCATCGTCCTATCCTACTAATCTCGAGCACCATGCCAATTTTAGCAGAGTTCTATTAAACACTGACCTCAGAGCGATATCATAATCTCGAGCGACGGAGGCCTTTGATACCACGAGGAGGTGAATTCCTTCGAGCAGAAGCAAATGGCTGCCCGTTCAAAGACCCACAGAATTTGATATCCCAACCATCAACATTCTTAGGGACACAAACATCAAACAGGACTTTACCGAGTACACTATGTGGACTAAGGCTTGGAGGCTTAGACAGACAGACTGATCTTTCTTTCTGTTCATCTTGTAGCGACCCAGAGTCTGTACCATTTTGATTCTCTGCTGAACTTGGCAAGAAGAAGTGATCGCTTGGCTCAACTGCAACTCTTCTGAGACTCTCATTAGAGTTAACAGCAGCTTTCTGGAGATCACATATTAGTTCAGATATCTCATCATGCATGCCTTCCATGCTAGTCATTTCCCATTCAAGCTTTTGAATTCTTTGCGAAAAAATCAAAGCTGCCTTCTCAAGAAAATGAGTAACAGAAGACCTATATTGTATAGGATAATTCTTATAATGACCTGCaataaaaagataagaaaataattacaTTAGCTTATGTGTTGAAAAACATTAGATGCCAGCCAAGACTCCAAGTGTTGTAACATACAAAGTTAAAAACCCATGCGCGATTAAAAGATGAGTATGATGAAGTTTTCTAGTTTCCCCATGATGTAGGAAAGACAAAACACACCAATAATTTGTCATTATACAACTCTCGCATTTAGCTACCCTTTTCACTATATCCGTGTATCAGTAAGTATATTTAAAAACAGTGTTATTCCAAGGGCAGTTCAAAATTTATATTTGCAAGTGCCACAGCTTCCCTAAGTAGATCACATGTTAATAACAGATGTACCACAACTTATCACTTCTGCattgattttgatgaaaacaaacaaacacagaCATTTCGCTAACATGTATTTAGCCACTTATTTAGAAGGTATGACAAAGGAGCACAATTATTATGGTAGTCCACCATTGACAAGACAAGAAAGCAGAGTTTTTGAAACAAACCTAGGTGAGGGGAACCActcaatttcacaagtttGACATCACCTCCGAACTCTTGTAAACGTTGACTGAAAGTGCAGACGACATGATACGGAGCGAGTTCGTCTTTATCAGAGCACAAAATGAGAAATGGAGCACCCAAATTCTATATGCAAAATAATGAACTGTCACATAACTGAGGATGACAAGTTGACAACCATAAAATTGCTAGACAACCAACAAAGACTTGTAGGAGGATAAAGGCTAATATGAACTTACGACTGAGGAATACAGAGCCTGCCAATACTCGGCCCACTGGGATTCAAATCGAGTAAGATAAAGAGCATCCAAACCTGAAGCAATTCCTTTAGCAACCCACGAGACCAACTTTGATGAACCAGGCATCTTAAGAATGGTTGGGTGTAGAGCATAGTGTGTGCCAAGGTCAGTTGTAAAATCAACGGGTCCAGAATCATAGACGTGTCCAGTAATACATTTCCTCACCAATCGATATTCACCCTTCACAAATATGTAAAAAGATTTATAAAGACAGAGTTCCTAGAATATAACTCCCGGTGGACCAAATAGTCATcatcaacaagaaaataaCACGATAAATGTTAACTGAGAGTGCAAGAGAAAGAATACCGGATATAGCTGGCCTTCGCAAATTCCTTCAATGATCTGCATTTGCAAATACTAAAGTCATTACACATTCCACCATTGTGATAAACTCAGTTAAAACCAGTTAATACTTCTAAGAAAATGCTAAAATGAATTATCAGTACAAATTACACTACAGCTACTACATATTAACTCCCGAATCTAACCTGAAAAACTTTGTACATACAAGCTTTAGTACCAGCCGAAAGACCCACAAAAACTACAGGACACGGCTTTATCCTCAGCTCCTGATAAGAACCAAAACAACATAAGTTATGATCAAAGAGATCCCACACAGATTGAGCCAAATAAAGCTGGCTTTCTAATCCATCCCAGTTTAACAATAAAATCAAAGTTCAACGCCACGCTGAAGTATTCAACAACTATATAAACACTCAAAATTCGACAAACTCGTTAGGAAGCTGACCTCCAGAAGCTCATTGAGGATATCAAACGCCGACGACATCGCTCTTTCGGGGTAGAATCTGCACACAGTTCATCAAACCAGCTCAAAAACCAGCCAGAAGCACAGACCAAATTCTCTACCAATTCCAGtatgaatatataattaaaatgaaataaaaaaagtagAGAAGAGAATAATGCGGCGGGAAGAGAGGGAGTTACGCGTGGAGGAAATGGGCGTGGCAGACAAGGGAGTTCCAACCGAGAGAGGAATACAAATCGACGTAGCTCTTGAGGCGCCGCTCGGGAATCGAAACCCAGGCGAAGATGACGGCGATGCCTTTGGATTCGGATACCTCCTTTCTACCCCAGTAGATCCCGCCGCCGCGGTCAGCAGCAACACCCGACATGGCTCAgctctgagagagagagggagagttgGGGGGAATTGGGAATtgaatttagggttttagaagaTTGGGGAATAGTGGGTGGGAGAGGGCagaggtgagagagagagagaggagaagaTTGAGGGGCTGGTGCCTGGTGGTAGTGGTGCGCTGGGGGGTTAGATGGTGATGCGGTCATGGTCAGAGTCGTGGTCCTGGGGAACGGCTGTGGTGGCCCACCTGAGGATCAATACGCACCCCTGCGCATTTTTGGATAGGAGATCCTTTCTGCCACGTCGGATTCTCTCTCAGACTAAACGAACTAGCTCCGGCCTCCAAGCATATTCTACAACTAATCGTAGAGACTTCGGCACTTATTAATTATATGGTATTTTCTTCCTTACTCTGTCTAATATATTTGATTACATATCACTGTCTCTGATTTGTTGCTAATTATGATTGGCGGATAGCAGCCGGCTTAAATCACTAGGGTGTTGGCGTGTTGCTTCCATAGCATTGGTAAACTTGAATCATCTTATTGCTATATAAATAGATTATGTATTCAAGCTTTAGTCAAGTTGTGACCCCGTTGAGACGATTTCAAgccaagaagaagaatataGTGAAACACAAATCATATTCATGAATATAAGCttttatatctatatatatattaaaaaaatttgataaatgaCCTCTTTTAAACCTTTATATTGACTTTTTAACTGTGTTTTTATAAAGAGTTGAAAActaatcacaaaaaaaattaaatgtcTCAAATGCCCTTATTTTAACTGATGCAACTCATACCCTTACTCTCAtttctttttgtatatatCTCAATGACTCTTTCTTGATTCCCATGATCATGCGGCCAACTCTTTATACAACATGCATACAAATAAGGTACCGGCCACAATTGTAAGATATATTGCAGCATTGCAGGTGATCATAGCTCAATTTAATTgcttgagttctccataattttTGGGTAGTACGTATCGTCTCATGGGCAGTACTGGAGATGCAAATCGATAAAAAGTCTTGCACCTATTAATATCACGTCAAGTATAAGATGGATTTGCAGCCTGTAAAACAAATTCACCTCGTTGAATCACTTTCTT from Argentina anserina chromosome 2, drPotAnse1.1, whole genome shotgun sequence carries:
- the LOC126783269 gene encoding uncharacterized protein LOC126783269; its protein translation is MSGVAADRGGGIYWGRKEVSESKGIAVIFAWVSIPERRLKSYVDLYSSLGWNSLVCHAHFLHAFYPERAMSSAFDILNELLEELRIKPCPVVFVGLSAGTKACMYKVFQIIEGICEGQLYPGEYRLVRKCITGHVYDSGPVDFTTDLGTHYALHPTILKMPGSSKLVSWVAKGIASGLDALYLTRFESQWAEYWQALYSSVNLGAPFLILCSDKDELAPYHVVCTFSQRLQEFGGDVKLVKLSGSPHLGHYKNYPIQYRSSVTHFLEKAALIFSQRIQKLEWEMTSMEGMHDEISELICDLQKAAVNSNESLRRVAVEPSDHFFLPSSAENQNGTDSGSLQDEQKERSVCLSKPPSLSPHSVLGKVLFDVCVPKNVDGWDIKFCGSLNGQPFASARRNSPPRGIKGLRRSRL
- the LOC126784638 gene encoding uncharacterized protein LOC126784638 — its product is MCFYQTMLMLEAIGAKSKFCVPDNFGRKSFSTSNSPMFMVSQTDEKALQSRGTGNRDPRLFQTEEMSDYFREEEEEEEEEDQKENMDISPLSLPRQQFDKLTIHSPPSSVQQRKRSKPRISRFSPTQFVKFHNLTLDSPNPEPRPPLEEASTYRFRTLKRKRHSGPSLNTKRELSGHPQRHGSCKRSRTNRSMSWHFGYPEESPVRNQVKEIPEILEADESPFFMKSMIRSNISVCFMLTLPKRFCSLHLPLYGTATITLEDKDGDEFETNFLADKRALSGGWKGFCQAKDLRLDDVLVFHLVSPLKFKVHKLRPEYDLSEEDVDAAFFLLKMSASGQILFEEKPPLTPPRDVFHGNIGEKTLIPDLNVQLVDDEESEDHRDKEFGSNSTGRWIKSGQKKLIFEDGRKC